The sequence cgccaccagggaagccctcatgtactgcattttaaagtgtattttaaagcTTAAATATGAAATGAGATTATTTCCTTTCTACTTAGAAGGCCTATGTGATCAAAAACAGTCGGTGAGGGGAAATCCTGTGTGCATATGTGGAAGTGCGTTTAAGCTCAGTGAATTTAGGTAGCTTTCTTGGCGTAGCTGAACAGAGGGAAATAATAAACTGAGACATTGTTAAATGTTAGGCTTTGGTACATTGAGATCTTTGGGAGAAGTTTGTTTTGTACCTTCTTAAGTGAGTGGAAttgatagactttaaaatttctATGTGGACATAAAGCCTTTGGTTTGAAAAGCTAAAAATTCATCATTTATTCCTTGCTCCCCCAAGGTTTTTCAAAAGTCTAGAATAATTACAGATTTATGAGAGTCAGGGTGGCAAAATCTGTGATCCTGTCTCATGGGTGGATAGGGCTGAGAGACAGAGAATTAAtttgggtttatctctcggctcTGGGGTTCcctgaaacaatatttttatgagCTTTAATTcattaggcttcctggtggggaaaGGTATGAGGCAAGCGAGTTGAAGAGGCTTTGCGGTCTGTGAGTTGGGAACTTTATCACGTTGGATAGCTATGCTTTTGAGATTATTAATATTCATGTCTGTGAAGACACTTAATTgggatatgttttgttttgttttgtttcttgaacAGTTGAGCCCCATATGGGGGTAGGAAGGCAGCAGAGAGGACCCTTTCAAGGTGTTCGCGTGAAGAACTCGGTGAAGGAACTCCTGTTGCACATCCGAAGTCATAAACAGAAGGCTTCCGGACAAGCCGTCGATGATTTTAAGGTGGCAcgtaatttatttgttttgggttggGGGATAGGGAGGTTAGCCTGTCAGTGTTATTACTCTCTGCTAACCTAGGTTGGGCAAGTCTTTTGTAGACCACGAAGTCCATAGTACAGAGAACATATTTGTCCTGCTGTCTGCTATATTGCTGTCACTTGGCCCACTGCTAGGTACTTGTTAAGTGTGCAAGagaaatttaatgaataaataaatgaaggcaaGTTGGGGGCAAGGAAATTAATGTGGTTCAGTTAAAATGGAACATTTTGACTAGAAAGGGAAAACTCAAGTGgccttattaattttatgttaaccTGAGTTGAACTAAGGTGAAAGTGCAAATGGGGGAAGTTGCAAGATAGGATGGAAattaacatagaaaataaatattgctaaAATAGCTATGTCAAAGGTTTATGGTGAACTGTAAAGAGGGGTAGAGATAAGTCTGTTTGTTGATGTATGTTAATCAGGAAACCATTTATCACACACTAAATTGGaaactttttttccttatagACACAAGGTGTGAACAGAGAGCAATTCACAGGTAAGAGTTACCTCTATTTATAATATCATGGGGGCTGTAGGGTAAAACAGTGTAGTGTGATTATGGGTaaaaatttgtgaaataaaattatcaCAGATTCCATATTCCTTTCTTGGGTATAGAATTGAAGAACACAGTATCATATAGTGGGAAAAGGAAAGGCCCTGATTTATCATCTGATGGACCAGCTTGCAAAAGACCAGCTTTGTTACATACCCAGTTTTTGGTACGTATCTCACTATTTCCCTCTGAATACTCATTGGAAATTATTCCTGGAATAATTTTGGAAGGAAGTGCGCaacttattttttctccctttccagacGCCACCTCAAACACCCACACCCGCGGAAAGCATGGAAGATGTCCATCACAATGAATCCAAACAGGACAGCAGTGCTGATCTGCTTCAGAGCATTATCAACATTAAGAATGAATGCAGCCTGGTTTCCCTGAACACTGTCCAAGTTAGCTGGATGCGCCCTGGGGTCCCTCCAAGCTCCCCCCACGAGCAGTGTCAGGACTTCCACGGAGGGCAGGTCTTCTCTCCACCTCAGAAATACCAACCCTTCCAAGTCAGCAGCTCCCCACACATGATGGATCAGGCTTCCATGTACCAGTATTCTTCACAGAACCAGAATGTGCAGCAGCTGCCGCCACAGCACTACACCCACAACCCGGCTCTGGAATACAGTCCTTATTCCAGAACTTCCCAGTCCCCCAGCTATGAACCAAACATCTTTGATGGTCAAGAACCACAGTTCTGCCTGAACCAAAGTTTTGCATCCCTTCTAAGTGGTCCCAGGGAATCTGAGAATATTGCTGTTCCCCCACAGACTGCCCCCAGCGTTCAGCAGCAAAACGATGCCCACGTGCAGGACTTCAACATGATGTCACACAGTGCCTGTGAGGCCCTGGCGAGGCATGATGCAGGCTCTGCCCCTTTAAACACACCACTGCCCTTCCCGAACATCGTCGGAAATCCAATGAACACCACACAGTTAGGGAAGTCATTTTTTCAGTGGCAAGTAGAGCAGGAAGAAAGCAAATTGGCACATATCTCCCAAGACCAGTTTCTTTCAAAGGATGCAGATGGTGACACGTGAGTATGTCCCTTTATCTCATTGAGCTGATTTGGTAAGCCATGCTTGCTGGACATAGTGGGCACAGAATTTCTCTAAGGGATGCCAGCTTAGATCTGAGTGAGTGGTTGGCTAAACAAGATGACTAGTGGGCGTAGAATGATAGCTCATATTTCAAGCgagagttttcctttcttttttttctggctgaacAAATTACCTGttctaaattaataaaaatgtacatgtcTTTGAATAATTGGTTTTGAAAGATTAGCATAGATTGTGTCTGTAGAGCAAAATCAAATCATGGTTAGTTGGTCATGATCAACTGTGAGTTGATTTGTAGATAGAATACTGATCTGTCCTGACATCTTTGTGGTGTTGGgcaagttgtttttgtttttgtatttgtttttgttttttgcggtacacgggcctctcactgttgtggcctctcccgttgcggagcacaggctctggacatgcaggcttagcggccatggctcacgggcccagccactctgcggcatgtgggatcttcccggaccggggcacgaacccgtgtcccctgcatcggcaggcggactctcaaccactgcgccaccagggaagccctgggcaagttgtttaacctctctatgcctcagtttctgggCATGTAAAATGATAATACCTCCCTCAGTGGGTTTTTATGAACATTAAGAATAATGGATTTAAAGCAATCAGCATGGTGCCTGGTGTACTTATTTTTTCTGGTAACCTAATTCATCTTGTTGCAACTCAGATGTATTGTCAGCATAGCAGAAAAGACAAATTATGCTCTGTACTGTTTGATTTGAGTACACCAACATATCAAGAAGGGGGctaaaggaagaatttttttaaaaaaaggatgaacttagtgaaataaataattcacttcttttcttttccttttgttttcccccAGGTTCCTCCATATTGCTGTTGCCCAGGGGAGAAGGGCACTTTCCTATGTCCTTGCAAGAAAGATGAATGCGCTTCACATGCTGGATATTAAAGAGCACAATGGACAGGTGAGGATCTTGACAGAGGGAAATGGCAAAGTGTGGTCATGGGGACAAGATGACGGCCGGTCTCATATTTATGTGTAGATCATTTCAGAGTTCCAGACCAAGAGAGTTTAGTTAATATTAACTTCTGGATGTTGACTCTTTGTCACTGCCAACCTTGAAGTTATTAACTTTAACTTTGTAGTTATTTGACCAAAGACTAACTGGGTATAATAAAGCTGCACCCTAAGCTTATTTTAGTTTCCTTGTGTTACGGTATCTTATTGCTTATTAACAGGATTTATCCTCTCTATGTGGGGTTTTCTCCCCTCAGTCTTAGTTTAGGTTCATATTCTTTGTTACTATAGTGttatgggttttaaaaaatatttttttcctctgaatgtCCACAGAGTGCCTTTCAGGTGGCAGTGGCTGCCAATCAGCACCTCATCGTGCAGGATCTGGTGAACCTCGGGGCCCAGGTGAATACGACTGACTGCTGGGGAAGAACCCCCCTGCATGTTTGTGCTGAGAAGGGCCACTCCCAGGTGCTTCAGGTAAGAGGCAGCGAGCCAGGCTCCCATTACCATAGGGCCAAAGGGGTACAGCTTGGATATTAGGAGTTGGATGTAGATTGCCTGTTGCAATGCTCTCTTTTGAGTTGACTTACTCCTTTCTTGGAACACTAGTAGATAAATATTTGTGTAGTTTGTCTTTTGCTGATAGATGTCTGTTTTTAAATTCTGCAGGCAATTCAGAAGGGAGCAGCGGGGAGCAATCAGTTTGTGGATCTGGAGTCAACTAACTATGATGGTAAGTGATTGATGCATTATTGGGTGAAGAAACATTCAGAGAGAGGGGCCCATTAATTCTAAGGGTATTAAGTTCAATACCAATAAGGAAGGGAGGTCATTAAAGCTAAAATATTCTATAGATAAAATTAGCACTAAGACCCAATGGAGGGATTACTCAGATTACCTTACTAGTTCTTGTGGAGCCCATATGTAGGTCATGTGAGAGGCCACCCTCAAGGTTTGTAATTATAGAACAACTAAAAGAATTGATGGGATGCTTGACCACTGCTTTCTTATGCTTTTTTCTAGGCCTGACCCCTCTACACT is a genomic window of Delphinus delphis chromosome 4, mDelDel1.2, whole genome shotgun sequence containing:
- the NFKBIZ gene encoding NF-kappa-B inhibitor zeta — encoded protein: MIVDKLLDDSRGGEGLLDAAGDCRLMTSPLNLAYFYGASPPAAAPGACDAGCSSSGPSAPGSPGSDSSDFSSASSVSSCGAVESRPRGGARAERLQVEPHMGVGRQQRGPFQGVRVKNSVKELLLHIRSHKQKASGQAVDDFKTQGVNREQFTELKNTVSYSGKRKGPDLSSDGPACKRPALLHTQFLTPPQTPTPAESMEDVHHNESKQDSSADLLQSIINIKNECSLVSLNTVQVSWMRPGVPPSSPHEQCQDFHGGQVFSPPQKYQPFQVSSSPHMMDQASMYQYSSQNQNVQQLPPQHYTHNPALEYSPYSRTSQSPSYEPNIFDGQEPQFCLNQSFASLLSGPRESENIAVPPQTAPSVQQQNDAHVQDFNMMSHSACEALARHDAGSAPLNTPLPFPNIVGNPMNTTQLGKSFFQWQVEQEESKLAHISQDQFLSKDADGDTFLHIAVAQGRRALSYVLARKMNALHMLDIKEHNGQSAFQVAVAANQHLIVQDLVNLGAQVNTTDCWGRTPLHVCAEKGHSQVLQAIQKGAAGSNQFVDLESTNYDGLTPLHCAVVAHNAVVHELQRNQQPHSPEVQELLLKNKSLVDTIKCLIQMGAAVEAKDRKSGRTALHLAAEEANLELIRLFLELPSCLSFVNAKAYNGNTALHVAASLQYRVTQLDAVRLLMRKGADPSTRNLENEQPVHLVPDGPVGEQIRRILKGKSIQQRAPPY